One Panicum virgatum strain AP13 chromosome 3N, P.virgatum_v5, whole genome shotgun sequence DNA segment encodes these proteins:
- the LOC120666489 gene encoding probable prefoldin subunit 3, which produces MAASASTPQGVAERRGIPAAAFVEDVEAYLRQAGLDVNSALAFLQERLQQYKIVEMKLLAQQRDLQAKIPDIEKCLDIVAALQAKKDLGEALIADFELSEGIYSRAKIEDTDSVCLWLGANVMLEYSCDEANALLKKNLENAKASLEVLVADLQFLRDQQTITQVTIARVFNWDVHQRRSKQAVKET; this is translated from the exons atggcggcgtcggcgtcgacgcCGCAGggggtggcggagcggcggggcatcccggcggcggccttcgTCGAGGACGTCGAGGCCTACCTCCGCCAGGCCGGGCTCGACGTCAATTCCGCCCTCGCCTTCCTCCAGGAGAG GCTGCAGCAATACAAAATAGTGGAGATGAAGCTTCTAGCACAACAAAGGGATCTTCAG GCAAAAATTCCTGATATAGAGAAGTGCTTGGATATTGTTGCAGCGTTACAAGCTAAAAAGGATTTGGGTGAG GCACTCATTGCTGATTTTGAATTATCTGAGGGGATCTACTCCCGAGCAAAAATTGAGGATACCGACTCAGTGTGCCTTTGGTTGGGAGCAAATGTGATGCTGGAATATTCCTGCGATGAG GCCAACGCCCTCTTGAAAAAGAACTTGGAAAATGCCAAGGCCAGCTTAGAAGTCCTTGTTGCTGATCTTCAGTTCTTGCGAGACCAACAAACCATCACTCAG GTTACAATTGCTCGGGTATTCAACTGGGATGTGCACCAACGGAGAAGCAAGCAGGCTGTAAAAGAAACTTGA
- the LOC120666487 gene encoding G-type lectin S-receptor-like serine/threonine-protein kinase B120: protein MLIFFFMLMSGRMNKFLAIPIVAVPLAAAALISCSPSLRTCRKGSRRTGDLQREEQLVWQGKNAEFSVFDFEQLLEATNNFSEENKLGQGGFGAVYKGQFSEGLEIAVKRLSSHSGQGFIEFKNEVQLIAKFQHSNLVRLLGCCSKEEEKILVYEYLPNKSLDFFIFDENRRALLDWNKRIAIIEGISHGLLYLHKHSRLRVIHRDLKPGNILLDSEMNPKISDFGLAKIFTPNNTEGSTTRTVVGTYGYMAPEYACEGLFSIKSDVFSFGVLVLEILCGKRNSSSSECGNFINLLGYAWQLYKEGRWSELIDASLVPIRESAEVKRCMNIALLCVQEKAADRPTMLDVVTMLSSKTMVLVEPKHPGYFNLRVENKQAFSATRQSSVNDMTISVTTGR from the exons atgttgattttttttttcatgttgatGTCAGGGCGAATGAACAAGTTCCTGGCAATTCCCATAGTTGCCGTTcctctagcagcagcagcacttaTCAGCTGCTCCCCTTCGCTCAGAACGTGCAGAAAAG GATCAAGGCGTACTGGGGACTTGCAGCGAGAGGAACAACTAGTTTGGCAAGGGAAGAACGCAGAGTTCTCGGTGTTCGACTTCGAACAGTTACTGGAGGCCACAAATAATTTTTCAGAAGAAAACAAACTTGGACAAGGTGGCTTTGGCGCTGTCTACAAG GGCCAGTTTTCCGAGGGATTGGAGATAGCGGTGAAGAGACTTTCTTCACATTCAGGACAAGGTTTCATAGAATTCAAAAATGAAGTCCAGCTGATAGCCAAATTCCAACACAGTAATTTGGTTAGGCTCTTGGGATGTTGCTCTAAAGAAGAGGAGAAAATATTGGTTTATGAATACTTGCCAAACAAAagcttggatttcttcatcttCG ATGAAAATAGAAGAGCTTTACTGGATTGGAACAAACGCATAGCAATAATTGAAGGAATATCACATGGGCTTCTCTACCTACATAAGCACTCCAGGTTGCGTGTCATACATCGAGATCTCAAACCAGGCAACATTCTTTTGGACAGCGAAATGAACCCCAAAATTTCAGACTTCGGGCTAGCAAAAATATTTACTCCAAATAACACTGAAGGAAGCACTACGAGAACAGTGGTTGGTACATA TGGCTACATGGCTCCTGAGTACGCGTGCGAGGGCCTATTCTCAATCAAATCCGATGTATTTAGCTTCGGTGTTCTCGTTCTTGAGATCCTTTGTGGAAAAAGGAATTCCAGTAGCTCTGAATGTGGAAATTTCATCAATCTCCTTGGATAT GCATGGCAGTTATATAAAGAGGGGAGATGGAGCGAACTCATTGATGCGTCATTGGTACCCATTCGTGAGTCTGCAGAAGTGAAGAGGTGCATGAACATTGCACTGCTATGTGTACAAGAGAAAGCAGCTGATCGACCAACCATGTTAGATGTTGTCACAATGCTAAGCAGCAAAACCATGGTCCTGGTTGAGCCGAAGCACCCAGGATATTTCAATCTAAGGGTAGAAAACAAGCAGGCATTCTCTGCTACTCGGCAAAGCAGTGTTAATGATATGACCATATCTGTCACAACTGGTAGATAG
- the LOC120667973 gene encoding cysteine-rich receptor-like protein kinase 6, which yields MTKVVFGVVLLLVLVGAGGLAALPATADVFCDNLKQVAATLPKNTSSSPAHFATTTFGHPPDAVYALALCRGDVVNDSACGECVASALSAMLNVTPPPPQQCYRELNFYVGPCVVIYSVHDILASSNTTWGNGDDDPPYTFWSVGSWGSWGNWSINNITGDASDVSLTVGLLQELLVRTAQAAASPTAPRRFATGVMDSGTTLPLFYSMAQCTPDMSAGDCSACLNRLLGMVNSTIALRAGGQIYVIRCYLRYEDFVFYGSKPMLQVGPTSAAAAPAPTPTMDVKHKSFHGCNFCLQHPSDHQSITHNVLKKHTYR from the coding sequence ATGACGAAGGTCGTCTTCGGAGTCGTCCTGCTCCTcgtgctcgtcggcgccggcggcctcgcgGCGTTGCCGGCGACCGCAGACGTATTCTGCGACAACCTTAAACAGGTCGCCGCAACCCTCCCCAAGAACACCTCTTCTTCCCCAGCGCACTTCGCCACCACCACCTTCGGCCATCCGCCAGACGCTGTCTACGCCCTCGCGCTCTGCCGCGGCGACGTCGTCAACGACTCCGCCTGCGGCGAGTGCGTGGCCAGCGCGTTGTCCGCAATGCTCAACgtcacgccaccgccgccgcagcagtgCTACAGAGAATTAAACTTCTACGTTGGCCCTTGTGTCGTCATCTACTCTGTCCACGACATCCTCGCGTCCTCAAACACGACGTGGGGAAACGGCGACGACGACCCGCCGTACACGTTCTGGAGCGTGGGCAGCTGGGGCAGCTGGGGCAACTGGAGCATCAACAACATCACTGGCGACGCCAGCGACGTGAGCCTCACCGTCGGCCTCCTTCAGGAACTGCTGGTGAGGACAGCACAAGCGGCGGCCAGCCCGACGGCGCCGAGGCGGTTCGCCACGGGCGTCATGGACAGCGGCACGACCTTGCCGTTGTTCTATTCCATGGCGCAGTGCACGCCGGACATGTCCGCCGGAGACTGCTCGGCGTGTCTGAATCGTCTCCTCGGCATGGTCAACTCCACCATAGCCCTGCGTGCCGGGGGGCAGATCTATGTCATACGGTGTTATCTCAGGTACGAGGACTTTGTGTTCTACGGCAGCAAACCCATGCTGCAGGTCGGCCCGacatcggcggcggccgcgcctgcTCCGACGCCTACCATGGATGTGAAGCACAAAAGTTTCCATGGTTGTAATTTCTGCCTACAGCATCCATCAGACCATCAGTCCATCACTCATAATGTGCTCAAGAAACATACTTACCGATga